In Spinacia oleracea cultivar Varoflay chromosome 5, BTI_SOV_V1, whole genome shotgun sequence, a single window of DNA contains:
- the LOC130461004 gene encoding uncharacterized protein yields MFNEQEMVVDCTCKSYGEIGVLCSHILRVFIVHNVEEIPKQYIMKRWTKKAMNTIVEEGEDRDNEVSVVSASVWRMQSIKNCIKVINEAQHCPAARKLIDLGVLDMSCKVKEYIGGVEGDGNVSNKYVREETLLDVVEPSTDTVLPDVVEPIAEKVIPTMIQNPPKRKRKIKNGTEKANERNVRPKGIVEKKRNKLKGWNKRRERHVDNLREETQSTDQCIINLPVGGVLVHPTSSNSQLEAYVPDDYFGVHIQPL; encoded by the exons ATGTTTAATGAGCAAGAGATGGTTGTTGATTGTACTTGCAAGTCATATGGAGAGATAGGAGTTCTTTGTTCTCATATTCTTCGAGTTTTCATTGTCCATAATGTTGAAGAGATTCCCAAACAATACATTATGAAGAGATGGACCAAAAAGGCTATGAACACGATTGTTGAAGAAGGAGAAGATAGAGATAATGAAGTAAGTGTTGTTTCTGCTTCAGTTTGGAGGATGCAAAGCATAAAAAATTGCATTAAAGTTATAAATGAAGCTCAACATTGTCCGGCTGCAAGGAAGCTTATTGATTTGGGTGTGTTGGATATGTCATGCAAAGTAAAGGAGTATATTGGTGGTGTTGAAGGGGATGGTAATGTATCAAACAAGTATGTGCGAGAAGAAACTCTACTTGATGTCGTTGAGCCTTCAACAGACACAGTTTTGCCGGATGTTGTGGAACCGATTGCTGAAAAAGTCATTCCAACAATGATTCAAAATCCACCAAAGCGAAAGAGGAAGATTAAGAACGGGACTGAAAAGGCTAATGAGAGGAATGTGAGACCTAAAGGAATTGTTGAGAAGAAACGCAATAAACTGAAAGGTTGGAACAAGAGAAGAGAAAGACATGTTGATAATTTGAGGGAGGAAACTCAGTCTACTGATCAG TGTATCATAAATTTACCTGTTGGTGGGGTTTTGGTTCATCCAACATCTTCAAATTCACAATTGGAAGCATATGTTCCAGATGATTATTTTGGAGTACACATACAACCTTTGTAG
- the LOC130461529 gene encoding uncharacterized protein has product MGKSKKGEEVDAKCSIEDDVPLTTTLLNLRNKKKKDKEITPTIDADLLEDINKEVSETEEEEESELSKQRKALQEQQKMVQALQEKLLQQEKQLDLIEQKKKGGEGQKNSSKDPEKQEETEKKEHEVKVHEEVKEPEKEEAEVKVPEELDEPERKEKKTNLKITLRKKKDGEEAGEEPEKAKGKSRKSTPNRKRTRSQLLKEEFPDLIKEVKQELEEAHKKKSLLPAEKISTKKVAPNAKKGNGVTLKKTAALKRGSKVNQIVVREVYEDEEDEEGGEEEGEEVEEESEPLMKKGKKVVEKRATRSKQIVVYDEVMEVVDDEKPKSLVVSKPKPEKRKLNLRQTPQLMMRFLRGIASNEPDDIRKQQAIVELGFGSLLQLDIPQNENPFPYELVRNFNSSDRSLHLPKSSLDITVEDVYLVYGIPIGGAPVVEWTDEQDPEVLRVFAEFWAYWKVKSGCPKLKEMVEKLIKDETPVDDNWKRSFLVVAVNTCIKSTTNLSPNFRFLASTVDLEPVRNLNWCQYAYTSLLGAAMYWNVDRSRWFAGPLPFLMVCYFDRVQIMEEYPPRIFPLISCWTRDMISSRVRNDNATGFGHGLILDRIQGPPELQLYREEMELLKQQKALSEQPPPLLLQHPQQQQQQHDEQPSQQPLQQPQQQHQHQEPNWSTNDVPREHQGAPVTQLGDDKDLPEQQADPSEKAKVPSTIEEFHAEFTKTTTELSSVMNKFNDLLSLSRKFFDTTIDVKKSLPFNMAKMWSTCSGTEIPVTFEKGNSTEERQEGRNTEEIGSILSQDKEFFSSDYFTILFEEAVRKATEGNERKEIEESEDVPFDLPPFLTPPIMPFQPNVFADLTLKLGMVSDSNPPPQAHDFEEEMRLEAILANKTLTERDLETISGDNKDEAEKQQPPTEKTEEPENVRSYMKGLIQGAEDGKPMSPTVRTEDSEFQTMEGLIKGAEDGNPMSPTVRTEESEFKTPTAADSQTEMETLSIFLK; this is encoded by the exons ATGGGGAAATCGAAAAAAGGAGAAGAAGTTGATGCGAAATGTTCTATTGA GGATGATGTTCCTTTGACAACGACTTTattgaacttaagaaacaaaaagaagaaagaTAAAGAAATTACACCAACAATTGATGCGGATTTGTTGGAAGATATCAACAAAGAAGTTTCAGAaacggaagaagaagaagagagcgA ACTTTCCAAAcaaaggaaagcattgcaagaACAACAGAAGATGGTGCAAGCACTTCAGGAAAAGCTGCTACAACAGGAAAAGCAGCTGGATCTGATTGAACAAAAAAAGAAGGGTGGAGAAGGACAAAAAAATTCCAGCAAAGATCCTGAAAAGCAGGAAGAAACtgaaaagaaagagcatgaagTAAAAGTGCATGAAGAAGTGAAAGAACCTGAAAAAGAGGAGGCTGAGGTAAAAGTTCCAGAAGAGCTGGATGAaccagaaagaaaagaaaagaaaacgaactTAAAAATTACTTTGAG AAAGAAAAAAGACGGAGAAGAAGCTGGCGAGGAACCTGAAAAAGCAAAGGGGAAGTCTAGGAAATCAACACCAAACAGGAAAAGGACAAG AAGTCAATTGCTGAAAGAAGAATTTCCCGATCTTATCAAAGAGGTAAAGCAGGAATTGGAAGAGGCACATAAGAAGAAGAGCTTGTTGCCTGCTGAgaaaatttcaacaaaaaaagtTGCACCAAATGCTAAGAAGGGGAATGGAGTTACTTTGAAAAAGACTGCAGCACTTAAG AGGGGTAGCAAAGTTAATCAGATAGTTGTGAGGGAGGTTTATGAAGAcgaggaagatgaagaaggaggTGAAGAAGAAGGTGAAGAAGTAGAAGAGGAAAGTGAACCCTTAATGAAGAAGGGGAAAAAAGTAGTTGAGAAG aGAGCAACAAGAAGTAAACAAATTGTTGTTTATGATGAGGTCATGGAGGTGGTGGATGATGAGAAACCAAAATCTTTGGTTGTTTCCAAACCAAAACCTGAAAAAAGGAAACTAAATCTAAGGCAAACTCCGCAATTGATGATGCGATTCTTGAGGGGAATTGCATCTAATGAACCAGATGATATAAGAAAACAACAAGCCATCGTGGAGTTAGGCTTTGGATCTCTTCTGCAACTTGACATCCCACAAAACGAAAATCCATTCCCGTACGAGTTGGTTAGGAATTTCAACTCGTCCGACCGGTCCTTGCATCTACCAAAGTCTTCCCTTGATATTACTGTAGAGGATGTATACCTGGTGTACGGTATACCTATTGGAGGAGCTCCGGTCGTGGAATGGACTGATGAACAAGATCCTGAAGTGTTGAGGGTTTTTGCTGAATTTTGGGCATACTGGAAAGTGAAGTCTGGATGCCCAAAATTGAAAGAAATGGTTGAAAAACTGATCAAAGATGAAACTCCAGTTGATGATAACTGGAAGAGATCTTTCCTAGTGGTTGCAGTTAACACCTGCATTAAATCCACTACTAATTTATCG CCAAACTTCAGATTCCTAGCAAGCACTGTTGACTTGGAGCCAGTGAGGAATCTAAATTGGTGCCAGTATGCATACACCAGCCTTCTTGGGGCAGCTATGTACTGGAATGTGGACCGTAGCAGATGGTTTGCTGGTCCACTACCATTTCTAATG GTATGTTATTTCGATCGGGTGCAGATCATGGAAGAGTACCCTCCAAGGATCTTCCCCCTAATTTCTTGCTGGACAAGAGATATGATAAGCAGCAGGGTACGCAATGACAATGCTACAGGCTTCGGACATGGCTTGATTCTGGACAGAATTCAAGGTCCACCTGAGCTACAACTGTACAGGGAGGAGATGGAGCTGCTCAAACAGCAAAAAGCACTCAGtgaacaaccaccaccacttcTTCTTCAACacccacaacaacaacagcagcaacatGATGAACAACCATCGCAGCAACCACTGCAGCAACCACAACAGCAACATCAACACCAAGAGCCTAACTGGTCCACAAATGATGTGCCCAGAGAACATCAAGGTGCACCAGTGACTCAACTCGGGGATGACAAAGATTTGCCAGAGCAACAGGCAGACCCCAGTGAGAAAGCAAAAGTCCCTTCTACAATTGag GAATTCCATGCTGAATTCACTAAAACCACTACTGAACTCAGTAGTGTCATGAACAAGTTCAACGACTTATTGTCGTTGTCCAGAAAGTTCTTTGACACTACTATTGATGTCAAAAAAAGTCTGCCATTCAATATGGCAAAAATGTGGTCAACATGCTCTGGAACTGAAATTCCAGTTACTTTTGAGAAGGGAAACTCTACAGAAGAGCGGCAAGAAGGAAGGAATACTGAGGAGATTGGTTCAATCCTCAGTCAAGATAAAGAATTTTTCAGCTCAGACTACTTCACAATACTATTTGAGGAAGCAGTACGAAAGGCAACAGAAGGaaatgaaagaaaggaaatcgaggaATCTGAGGATGTTCCATTTGATTTGCCACCATTTTTAACACCTCCAATCATGCCTTTCCAGCCTAATGTATTTGCTGATTTGACATTGAAGCTTGGAATGGTTTCCGATTCAAATCCTCCTCCTCAGGCACACGACTTTGAAGAGGAAATGAGATTAGAAGCAATCTTGGCAAACAAAACTTTGACTGAACGTGATTTGGAGACAATTTCAGGGGACAACAAAGATGAAGCTGAAAAACAACAGCCACCTACAGAAAAAACTGA AGAACCTGAAAATGTGAGATCATATATGAAAGGTTTAATCCAAGGAGCTGAAGATGGAAAACCAATGTCTCCAACCGTTAGAACTGAAGACTCCGAGTTTCAGACTATGGAAGGTTTAATCAAAGGAGCTGAAGATGGAAACCCCATGTCTCCAACTGTTAGAACTGAAGAATCCGAGTTTAAGACTCCGACTGCCGCTGACTCGCAGACTGAAATGGAAACTCTATCAATATTCCTGAAGTAA